The nucleotide sequence GACTGTGTGCGAAAGCGCGAATAAGCCTTGACAGTGGGTCAGATGCTCTGTGTCTCGTTCCGTGATTAAACGGCGTGTTGCATCGCTCAGGCTTTGTGGATTTTGAGGCTCGTGTAGATCGTAAGCCATGCGAAATTGATGGAGAACCCAACAATGCTTTACAGGGTGATTGAGATAAAACGATGGAAAAGTCAGGCATATCACCCGGTCCGGCTCGTAACAATTCAACTTGGTGAAATCTTCGCTTTCCCAGACTTGCATTGATCGTAGGATTTCCGATTCTGGCGAAAACCGAAAAGGCAGTGAAATAATATCGGCTTGATGTCCGGCTTGCAGGCTAGCTTCTTGTAATCCTTCAGCGAGTGCTTCAGCGCCACCCTGCATGAAAGGGACTTGTACCGTGGCAATGGCAATTCTCAAAACGTATCCTTGATTTAGAGTGCTTGTTTGTTAGGAGGGATTTTATTTTTCAGCCGACATGGCGCTCTATATGGCCCAATAGCATCTCGTGGGAGCGCTGGGGCAGCAGCCATGGCGGGAACGCCAGCATTTGGGCGATGAAGCCGGCCGTGGGGCCGATGAGGGGTAAGCGATAAATCAGGGAAGCCAGACAAGCGAGCGACAGACCGCGCAACCGCATTTTTTTGGCGCGGCCTTCCGGCGAAAGTCGCAGGCGGGCCAGGAGTTCCCAGCGGCTGACCCGGCCGTTTAGCAAGGCTCTTAGGTAATGATGGGCGCCAGAGGAATCGAGGCTGCGCCCCAGCATCGATTGATAGGCGATAATTAAAAACTCTTCACCATAAAGGGGAAGAAAATCTCTAACATGGCCGCCATGAGCGATCTGGATCTCATTGACGAAGCGTTGGCGCCTCTGCGAGGGTTGCGAGCGGCGGAAAGGCATCGTACCTGGAGCCGATTCGGTATCGCCGCGCCGTCGTGCCTCTTGGCGAACGGCGGCGACCAAGGCGTCAAGGGTCAATGGACTCGGCCCGGAATCTGTAGAATGCATGTCATCAAGCCTATGTTTTTTGGGCGGTTTTTAGAGCAGATCGATAATAGTAGAGACTTTTCTCGATCTTTCTTTCGGCTGGCGAGAGGCGGAAATCAGCCTCTAGGAGCTGACCGTCCGTCTGCGTTGAAAGGCTCCAAGGCGGGCCGGTATTGTGTATGAAAGTGACCGTTGCCGTCCATCTTCAGTGCGCTAGCGGCAGTGATTGAGTTTTTTCTGTTCGGACTTTTCCGACAATCCTCGGGTGGGCCGGTATCGTGATGAGCGTGTGGGTCGGCCTGGTGGTGTTCGCCACCGCGTCGGTGCTTGCGGGTTATTTGGCTGGGCCGGCTGCACGCATCACTCTGCTCGATCATCCGAACGATCGGTCGTTACACCAGCGGCCCATCCCGCGCACTGGCGGTCTCGCCATGCTGGCCGCAAGCTTGATCGGTGGCTTTCTGGTTGGCTGGACGCTTCCCGTTTCTCGTCCTGGCCTGGGATTGCTGCTACTCGGGTTGGCTCCGCTGGCCGTCGTCTCGCTACTCGATGACCGCGGTGGGATTCGGTTTCAATGGCGTCTCGCGGCGCACGTTTGGGCGGCGTTCAGTTTGGTTTTGGCGGGCTATAAACCCGATTGGTTCGAGCTGCCAGGGTTGGTTATGCCGCTTTCCAGCGGGTTCGCTTTCCTTCTGACTCTGCTGTTTGGCGTTTGGATGATCAATCTCTATAACTTCATGGACGGCATGGACGGTTTCGCCGGCGGCATGGCTTTGATCGGCTTCGCGACGCTGGCTTGGCTCGGTCGGGCAGACAGTGCTTTCATGAGCGCCTGCCTGATCGCGGCGGCCGCCAGCGCCGGATTTCTGGTTCACAACTTTCCACCCGCCAGACTCTTCATGGGTGACACCGGCTCCATCATGCTGGGTTTTCTGGCGGCGGCGTGCAGCCTGTGGGGCAATAAAATCGGCCTGTTTCCGCTGTGGGCGGCGCTGCTTATTTTTTCGCCGTTTGTCGTTGATGCGACCGTGACTTTACTGCGGCGCTTGCTGCGCGGCGAGAACGTTTTGGAGGCCCATCGAACGCATTACTACCAGCGGTTGGTGTTGCTCGGTTGGGGCCATCGCCGGACGGTGCTGACGGAATATGCGCTGATGCTGGCGTGCGCCGGTTCGGCGGTGTGGGCGGTCCGTCTGTCGCCCGCCGGCCAAATAAGTTTGCTCGTGGGTTGGTGGTTGGTTTATAGCCTCCTGATGTGGGGAGTCGGGCGGCTCGAACGGCGGCGTGCTAGAGTATCTATCCCGTGATGCTCGAACAATTCCTGAATCTGCCCGCCCTGGTACGCCGCCTGCTGCTGGTCGCCGGCGACACGCTCGCCGTGTTGGTCGCGGTCTGGGCTTCCTTCGCCATCCGCCTCGGTGATTGGTGGCCCTACCTGCTGCAAGACGCCGTGTGGCTGTTTCCGCTGGCGGTGATCGTTGTCATTCCAACGTTTGCCGCGGTCGGCATGTATCGGCCGATTCTGCGCTACGCCGACGAAAGCCTGCTCTATACCATCTTGTTGGGAGCGAGCGCCGGCATCCTGCTGATGATGGCGGTTTGGGTGTTCCTGCGGGAAGGGGTGGTGCCGCGTTCGTCGTGGCTGATTTGTTGGCTCGTCCTTACGGCGCTGGTCGGCGGGGGCCGCTTGGTGCTGCGCCGCTATCTGCGGCGGCGGTTCCGCTTGAGCGCCCGCCGGACGCCGGTTATCGTCTACGGCGCGGGCGAGGCGGGCGCGCAATTGGTCAATGCGCTGCGTTACAGCGCTGAGTTCGAGCCGGTCGTCTTCGTGGATGACAACGCCCGCTTGTGGGGGAGCGTGGTGCTCGGACTCAAGGTGAGAGCGCCCGTCAAGCTGTCGCGGCTGATCTCCCGCCACGAGGCCAAGTTGGTGCTGTTGGCGCTGCCTTCCATTTCGCACCAGCGCCGCCAGCAGATACTTGAAGCGTTGGCGGGCTTGCCGGTGCGGGTGATGGATTTGCCCGCCTTGGCGGAACTGACCAGCGGCGCCCGGCGCATCGATGAATTTCGCGAAATCGATGTCGAGGATATTCTGGGTCGGGATTCGGTCAAGCCCAACGAGACCTTACTGCGGACCCGAGTGAGCGGCAAGGCGGTGATGGTCACCGGCGCGGGCGGTTCGATCGGCGCTGAATTGTGCCGGCAAATCCTGGCCTTGCGCCCCAGCCGGTTAGTGTTGTTCGAGCGCTCCGAGTACGCCTTGTACACCATCGAGCAAGAGCTTGGCGCGATGCTGGCGAACATGGGTCAACCGCCCATCGAATTGATTCCCCTGTTGGGTTCGGTGATCCACCGACGGCGGTTGCGGAGCGTCATGGAGCGCTTTGACGTGCAGACCGTCTATCACGCCGCCGCCTACAAACACGTGCCCATCGTCGAGCACAATCCCATCGAAGGGGTGCGGAACAACGTATTCGGCACCCTGTACGCCGCCGAAGCCGCCAGCGCGGTCGGCGTCGAAACCTTCGTGCTGGTGTCCAGCGACAAGGCGGTACGCCCCACCAACGTGATGGGCGCCACCAAACGGCTGGCGGAGTTGATTTTGCAAGGACTGGCGGGCGAGGGGAGCGCGACCCGATTTTGCATGGTGCGTTTCGGCAACGTGCTGGATTCTTCCGGTTCGGTGGTGCCGCTGTTTCGCGAGCAGATTCGCAAGGGTGGACCGGTGACCGTGACTCATCCGGAAGTCGAACGCTATTTCATGACCATCCCCGAAGCAGCCCAGTTGGTGATTCAGGCGAGCGCCATGGCCAAGGGCGGCGATTTGTTCTTGCTCGACATGGGGGAATCCGTGCGGATTTTTGATTTGGCGCGGCGGATGATCCGCTTGTCGGGGTTGGAAATCCGGGACGAACACCAGGCCGATGGCGATATCGAGATTCGATTCACCGGCTTGCGCAGCGGCGAAAAATTGCGCGAGGAATTGCTGATCGGCGCCGATGATCTGCCGACCGCGCACCCGATGATTCGCCGTGCCCGCGAGGGGTGCCAGTCCTGGTCCGACATCCGGGACTGCCTGAAACGGCTGGACGCCGCCGCGCAAGCCTTCGATTATCCGACCGTGCGAGCGATCTTGCGGGAAGCGGTGGCGGAATATCAGCCCGAGAACGGCATCGAGGACTGGCTATGGCGGACCGAAACCCGGCAAACCATCGAGAAACTGGTCGATTAAGCGGTGCTGTCCGCGGAATCCGGGTTCGGATCGGGCCAGATGACGGCGGTTTTGACCTGATTGCCGGCGGTTTCGATGATTTCGGTCGGATGGCCCGCCAAGCTGAGCTGCGTGCCCGGTTCGGGAATGGCTTCCAAATGCTCCATGACCAGTCCGTTGACGGTGCGCGGGCCATCGGTGGGCAGCCTCCAGTCCAGAGCGCGATTCAGGCTGCGGAGGGCGGTGCGGCCGTCCACCACGTAGCCGCCGTCGCCGCGCGGAATCAGACTAGGCTTGCCGAGCGTGGCGGGATCGGTGGTGAATTCGCCCACGATCTCCTCCAGGATGTCCTCCAGCGTCACCAGACCCAACACATCGCCGTACTCGTCCACCACCAGACCGAAGCGCCGGCGCAATTGTTGAAAATTGACCAATTGCTGGGTCAGGGTAGTGGTTTCCGGGATGAAGTAAGGCTCCCGACACAAATTTTCTAGGTCGGCGCGGTCGAACCGTGGCTTTCGCGTCATCAGGTTCAGCACGTTGCGCAGGTGCAAAAAGCCGACGATCTGATCCATGCTTTCGCGATAAACCACCAGACGCGTGTACGGACTGCGCTTGAGTTGAGCGACGATCCGTTGCCAGTCATCCGCCAGATCGAGGCCGGCAATTTCATTGCGCGGCACCATGATGTCATCGACGGTGATCTCCTCCAGCTCCAGGATGCTGAGCAGCATCGCGCGGTGCCGTTTGGGGATCATTGCTCCGGCTTCGAGCACCACGGTGCGTAACTCATCGGGGCTGAGCGAAGACTGGCTCGCGGTCTGGACGGCTGCCCGGAACAGGCCTAACAAGCAGTTTGCCACCGCATTGATCAACCAGATCAGCGGATGAAAGGCTTTGAGCAGCGGGCTTAATACGCTGGCGGCGGGGAAGGCGATGCGTTCGGGATACAAGGCCGCCAGGGTTTTGGGAACGACTTCCGCAAATACCAATACGGCGACGGTCATGATCGCGGTGGCAACCACGATACCGGTCTCGCCCAGAAAGTGAATGGCGACCACGGTGGCCAGGGAGGCAGCCAGCATATTGAAGAAGGTGTTACCCAACAAAATGAGGCCGATCAGCCGATCCGGGCGTTCCAACAGCTTGTTGGTGCGTTGCGCGGCTTTGTCGCCGGATTTGGCGCGGTGGCGCAAGCGGTAGCGATTGAGCGTCATCAGGCCGGTTTCGGAACCGGAAAAAAAAGCCGAACAGCCGAGCAGCAGTACCAAAACGACGCACAAAGCGCCTATGGGAATATCTTCCAAATCGGGAGAACCTCGTTCAGAGTGTGACCCATTGTTTTTAAGGTTGCCGGCGCGGGCTGTCAAGGCATGGCTTGGAGCAACGCCGAAGTCCGGCGCCGGATCGGCCGGAACACGCTCAATAGCGCCGCAAGATCAGCTCCAGCACCAGCTTGCTGCCGAAAAAGGCCAACACCAGAAAGCCGAAGCCGCTCAAGGTCCACCGGATGGCGGTCTGGCCGCGCCAGCCGAAGCGCCAGCGGCCCCACAGCAGCACCCCGAACACGCACCAAGCGATCAGGGAAAGCAGGGTCTTGTGCGCCACGTGCTGGGCGAACAGATCTTCGAGAAAGAAAAAACCGCTGATCAAAGTGACGCTCAACAAGATAAAGCCGACGGTGATGAGCTGGAACAACAGACTTTCCATCGCGGTCAGCGGCGGAATCCCGCGCAGGAAGCCGCCGGGCTGGCGGTGGCGCAGACGGTGATCCTGGACGGCGAGCAAAATCGATTGCACCGCCGCCAGCGACAGCAGCGAATACGCCAAAATCGCGATGAAAATGTGCAGCTCCAGCGGCCACCGACCCGGATCGGCGACGATGCGCTGGCCGGGGAACCACAGGCCGAGCACCAGCGTCAGCGCGCCGACCGGCAAGGCGATGATGCCCAGATTTTCCACGGGGCGAACCGCGGCGACCGCCAGCAACAGCAGATCGATCAGCCAGCCGGTGAACGACAGCGCGTTGAAGAAGCCCAGATTCAGGCCGGCGGGTTCGAAGACGGTTTGCGATAGAATACTGGCGTGCAACAACACCGCGCCCCAGCCGAGCGCCAGAGGGCCGCTCGCGGACGCCGCGGCGGCTCCCGCGTTCGCCAGCCGCACGGCCAGCCAAGCGCCGGCCAAGAGATAAAGCAGGACGGCCAAGCCGCCGATGATCGCGTTCATACTGTGGGCCGCGATGGATAAGTCACGGCGTCATGATGGCATGAAATGAGCGGGCCTTGAAGGGCGCCGGCATCCACGGTATGCGCCGGCCCGGCCAATTCCCCTATAATCCAATCTTTTCGATAGTACCCAAGGTTGATCCCGCATGTTCGAAAATCTCAGCGAACGCTTGTTACGGACCGTCAAGAACCTGCGCGGCCAGGGCCGCCTGACCGAGGATAATATCAAGGACGCCTTGCGCGAGGTCCGCATGGCGCTGCTGGAGGCGGACGTGGCGCTGCCGGTGGTGCGGGAGTTCATCAACCGGGTGCGCGAGCGAGCTGTCGGCGAGGAAGTCTTGCTAAGCCTGACGCCCGGTCAGGTCCTCATCAAGATCGTGCACGAGGAATTGATCGGCGTGATGGGCGAGGCCAACGCCGAATTGAACTTGCGCGTTCAGCCGCCGGCGGTGGTGCTGATGGCCGGACTGCAAGGTTCGGGCAAGACCACCAGCGTCGCCAAGCTGGCCCGTTGGCTGAAGGAGCGCCAGCGCAAGAAGGTGCTGGTGGTCAGTTGCGACGTGTATCGGCCCGCCGCCATCGAGCAGTTGCGCAAATTGGCCGGGGAGGTCGGCGCGGAATTCTTTCCCAGCCAAGCCGACCAAGCGCCGGAGGCCATCGCCCGCAAGGCGCTGGAGCACGCCCGGCTTCATGCCGTGGAGGTGCTGATCGTCGATACCGCCGGCCGGCTGCATATCGATGAGGACATGATGGCGGAAATCCAGCGCTTGCACGCCGTGCTCGATCCGATCGAAACCCTGTTCGTGGTCGACAGCATGACCGGTCAGGACGCCGCCAACACCGCCCAAGCCTTTGACAACACGCTGCCGCTGACCGGCGTGGTGCTGACCAAAACCGACGGCGACGCGCGCGGCGGGGCGGCCTTGTCGATCCGCCAGATCACCGGCAAACCGATCAAATTCCTCGGCGTCGGCGAAAAGACCGCCGCGCTGGAACCGTTCTATCCCGAACGGGTGGCGTCCCGGATTCTCGGTAAGGGCGACGTGCTGAGCCTGGTCGAGGAGATGGAGCAAAAAGTCGATAAGGAAAAGGCGCTCAAGCTGGCGCAAAAGGTTCAGAAAGGCAAGGGTTTCGACCTAGAGGATTTCCGCGAGCAGATGGAACAGATGCTGAAGATGGGTGGCATCGCCAGCCTGCTGGACAAGATGCCGGGCTTCAACGCCGCCCCGGCGGCGCTCAAGGATCAGGCCGCCGACAAGGAAGTAAAGCGGTTGGTGGCGATCATCAACTCGATGACCCCGCAGGAGCGCCGTTTCCCGGATATCATCAAAGGTTCGCGCAAGCGCCGGATCGCCGCCGGCTCCGGCAACCAGATTCAGGATGTCAACCGACTGCTCAAGCAGTTCGATCAGGCGCGGAAGATGATGAAAAAGATGAAGGGCGGCGGCTTGATGAAGATGTTGCGCGGCTTGCAGGGCAAGCTGCCGATGGGCGGTTTGCCGCCGCTGAAGCCTTAAAGGCCGTTGCCGACTTTTAGCAATCGGTTTCAAAGCAACGGAATTTCAGTTACTATCCCCCGCTTCATCCGGCTGCCTGATCGGGCAGCTTTTTCGTATCGGAATTCGCAAGAGGTATCAGCCAGCGCATGGTTACCATCCGCCTGTCTCGCGGCGGCGCCAAGAAGCGCCCCTTCTACACCGTGGTCGTGACCGACAGCCGCAACCGGCGCGACGGTCGCTATATCGAACGCCTGGGATTTTTTAACCCTATCGCCAGCGGTCAGGATGTCCGGCTGAGCCTGAATCAGGAGCGGGTGCAGTACTGGTTGGGCAACGGCGCGAAGCCGTCCGAGCGAGTGGTCAGCCTGATCGCGGAAGCCCGCAAGCAGGTGGCGCAATAACGGATTGGCCCTGAATCCGGCCGCGCCGCGATGTCGGATTGGGTGATTCTGGGCCGGGTGTCCGGCCTGTTTGGTATCCAGGGATGGGTGCGGGTGTTTTCGCATACCGATCCGCGTGACGGCATCGTCCGCTACAACCCGGTGTTTTTGCGGCAGCACGATGAATGGCGGCCGTTCGAAATCGAAGCGGGCCGCGCCCACGGCGCGGGGGTGGTGCTGAAATTCGTCGGTTGCGACGACCGGGATCGAGCGACGACTTTGATTCAATGCGAGATCGCCGTGCGACACTCGCAGTTGCCGCCACCGGGGCCGGGCGAGTGTTACTGGGCGGATTTGGAAGGATTGCGGGTGCTGACGCTAGACGGCGTGGAGCTGGGAACGGTGGCTTCCCTGTTCGCCACCGGCGCCAACGATGTGCTGGTGGTGCGAGGCGACCGGGAACGGTTGGTACCCTTCATCCGGGATACGGTGATCGCCGAGATCGATCTCGACCGACGCTTGCTGCGGGTGGATTGGGACCCGGATTTTTGAGTGTGTTTTCAACCTGATTCTGTTCCGCGAGGAGCCAGGATGCAGCGAGGGACGCCGTCGTGCGCGTGGATGTAGTGACGCTGTTTCCCGAGATGGTTGAAACGCTGCTCCGCTTTGGCGTCACCGGCCGGGCCGTCGAGCGTGGCTTGTTGACGGTGGCGACCTGGAACCCGCGCGATGATGCGCGCGACCGCCATCGCACGGTGGACGACCGGCCTTATGGCGGCGGGCCGGGGATGGTGATGAAGGTTCAACCGCTGCGCGATACCCTGCGGCGGGCGCGCCAAGCGACGGAACCGCGCGGCAGGACGGTTTATTTGAGCCCGCAAGGCCGTCCGCTCAATCAGGACAGCGTGCGGGAACTGGCTGAAGAAGGGCGGCTGATCCTGTTGGCCGGGCGTTACGAGGGCATCGACGAGCGCTTGATCGAGGCCGAGGTAGACGAAGAATGGTCCATCGGCGATTACGTGCTGAGCGGCGGCGAGCTGGCGGCCTTGGTGGTGATCGACGCCGTGGCCCGCTTGCTGCCGGGCGCGTTGAACGACAATGAGTCCGCCGAACAGGATTCGTTCATGGATGGCTTGCTGGATTGTCCGCACTATACCCGCCCCGAACTCATCGACGGGCGGCGGGTGCCAGCCGTGCTGTTGAGCGGCGATCACGCCGCCATCGCGCGCTGGCGGCGGCGCGAGTCCTTGGGGCGGACCTGGCTGCGCCGGCCGGAACTGTTGACCTTGCGCTCGCTGGCCGACGGCGATCAAGCCTTGTTGGATGAGTTTATTCAGGACTATCGAGAAAAAGCGGAGAATGCCGGTTTGGCCGGGGATCTCACGGAGCAACGTGGAGTGTCGTGTCATGAGCAAATTGGTCGAAGCGTTTGAAAAAGAACAGATGAACCGTGAAATCCCGGACTTCGGTCCCGGTGATACCGTGGTGGTGCGGGTTAAGGTGAAGGAGGGCAACCGCGAGCGCTTGCAGGCGTTCGAGGGGATCGTCATCGCCAAGCGCAACCGCGGTCTGAATTCCGCCTTTACCGTGCGCAAGATTTCCCACGGCGAAGGCGTGGAGCGGGTGTTCCAGTCCTATAGTCCCGCCATCGCCGACATCACGGTCAAGCGGCGGGGCGACGTGCGCCGCGCCAAGCTGTATTACCTGCGCGGTTTGGAAGGCAAGGCGGCCCGCATCAAGGAAAAACTCTCCTGATCCCGCGTCGGGAGTCGCACTGAACGGGGCGATCCATTGAGATCGCCCTTTGTGTTTTGGCGGGAGAAAAACGATGCGCGATCAATGGGCGAACTGGCTTGCTCCGGTCCGGGCGCTAGCGGCGGAGGCCAGTGAGCGGATTCTGAAAATCTACGCCACGGCGTTTGAAGTCACCACCAAGGACGATCACAGTCCGCTGACCGACGCTGACTTGGCCGCGCACCGCGCGATCCTGGCCGGTTTGGAGCGGTTGACGCCGGACGTTCCCGTTTTGTCCGAGGAGTCGGCGGCTGTGTCTTTCGCCGAGCGTTCGACTTGGCGGCGCTATTGGCTGGTGGACCCGTTG is from Candidatus Competibacteraceae bacterium and encodes:
- a CDS encoding polysaccharide biosynthesis protein, producing MLEQFLNLPALVRRLLLVAGDTLAVLVAVWASFAIRLGDWWPYLLQDAVWLFPLAVIVVIPTFAAVGMYRPILRYADESLLYTILLGASAGILLMMAVWVFLREGVVPRSSWLICWLVLTALVGGGRLVLRRYLRRRFRLSARRTPVIVYGAGEAGAQLVNALRYSAEFEPVVFVDDNARLWGSVVLGLKVRAPVKLSRLISRHEAKLVLLALPSISHQRRQQILEALAGLPVRVMDLPALAELTSGARRIDEFREIDVEDILGRDSVKPNETLLRTRVSGKAVMVTGAGGSIGAELCRQILALRPSRLVLFERSEYALYTIEQELGAMLANMGQPPIELIPLLGSVIHRRRLRSVMERFDVQTVYHAAAYKHVPIVEHNPIEGVRNNVFGTLYAAEAASAVGVETFVLVSSDKAVRPTNVMGATKRLAELILQGLAGEGSATRFCMVRFGNVLDSSGSVVPLFREQIRKGGPVTVTHPEVERYFMTIPEAAQLVIQASAMAKGGDLFLLDMGESVRIFDLARRMIRLSGLEIRDEHQADGDIEIRFTGLRSGEKLREELLIGADDLPTAHPMIRRAREGCQSWSDIRDCLKRLDAAAQAFDYPTVRAILREAVAEYQPENGIEDWLWRTETRQTIEKLVD
- the rpsP gene encoding 30S ribosomal protein S16; its protein translation is MVTIRLSRGGAKKRPFYTVVVTDSRNRRDGRYIERLGFFNPIASGQDVRLSLNQERVQYWLGNGAKPSERVVSLIAEARKQVAQ
- a CDS encoding HlyC/CorC family transporter; amino-acid sequence: MEDIPIGALCVVLVLLLGCSAFFSGSETGLMTLNRYRLRHRAKSGDKAAQRTNKLLERPDRLIGLILLGNTFFNMLAASLATVVAIHFLGETGIVVATAIMTVAVLVFAEVVPKTLAALYPERIAFPAASVLSPLLKAFHPLIWLINAVANCLLGLFRAAVQTASQSSLSPDELRTVVLEAGAMIPKRHRAMLLSILELEEITVDDIMVPRNEIAGLDLADDWQRIVAQLKRSPYTRLVVYRESMDQIVGFLHLRNVLNLMTRKPRFDRADLENLCREPYFIPETTTLTQQLVNFQQLRRRFGLVVDEYGDVLGLVTLEDILEEIVGEFTTDPATLGKPSLIPRGDGGYVVDGRTALRSLNRALDWRLPTDGPRTVNGLVMEHLEAIPEPGTQLSLAGHPTEIIETAGNQVKTAVIWPDPNPDSADSTA
- the rimM gene encoding ribosome maturation factor RimM, coding for MSDWVILGRVSGLFGIQGWVRVFSHTDPRDGIVRYNPVFLRQHDEWRPFEIEAGRAHGAGVVLKFVGCDDRDRATTLIQCEIAVRHSQLPPPGPGECYWADLEGLRVLTLDGVELGTVASLFATGANDVLVVRGDRERLVPFIRDTVIAEIDLDRRLLRVDWDPDF
- a CDS encoding DUF4214 domain-containing protein → MHSTDSGPSPLTLDALVAAVRQEARRRGDTESAPGTMPFRRSQPSQRRQRFVNEIQIAHGGHVRDFLPLYGEEFLIIAYQSMLGRSLDSSGAHHYLRALLNGRVSRWELLARLRLSPEGRAKKMRLRGLSLACLASLIYRLPLIGPTAGFIAQMLAFPPWLLPQRSHEMLLGHIERHVG
- the trmD gene encoding tRNA (guanosine(37)-N1)-methyltransferase TrmD; this encodes MRVDVVTLFPEMVETLLRFGVTGRAVERGLLTVATWNPRDDARDRHRTVDDRPYGGGPGMVMKVQPLRDTLRRARQATEPRGRTVYLSPQGRPLNQDSVRELAEEGRLILLAGRYEGIDERLIEAEVDEEWSIGDYVLSGGELAALVVIDAVARLLPGALNDNESAEQDSFMDGLLDCPHYTRPELIDGRRVPAVLLSGDHAAIARWRRRESLGRTWLRRPELLTLRSLADGDQALLDEFIQDYREKAENAGLAGDLTEQRGVSCHEQIGRSV
- the ccsA gene encoding cytochrome c biogenesis protein CcsA — its product is MNAIIGGLAVLLYLLAGAWLAVRLANAGAAAASASGPLALGWGAVLLHASILSQTVFEPAGLNLGFFNALSFTGWLIDLLLLAVAAVRPVENLGIIALPVGALTLVLGLWFPGQRIVADPGRWPLELHIFIAILAYSLLSLAAVQSILLAVQDHRLRHRQPGGFLRGIPPLTAMESLLFQLITVGFILLSVTLISGFFFLEDLFAQHVAHKTLLSLIAWCVFGVLLWGRWRFGWRGQTAIRWTLSGFGFLVLAFFGSKLVLELILRRY
- the rplS gene encoding 50S ribosomal protein L19, giving the protein MSKLVEAFEKEQMNREIPDFGPGDTVVVRVKVKEGNRERLQAFEGIVIAKRNRGLNSAFTVRKISHGEGVERVFQSYSPAIADITVKRRGDVRRAKLYYLRGLEGKAARIKEKLS
- a CDS encoding glycosyltransferase family 4 protein; translation: MSVWVGLVVFATASVLAGYLAGPAARITLLDHPNDRSLHQRPIPRTGGLAMLAASLIGGFLVGWTLPVSRPGLGLLLLGLAPLAVVSLLDDRGGIRFQWRLAAHVWAAFSLVLAGYKPDWFELPGLVMPLSSGFAFLLTLLFGVWMINLYNFMDGMDGFAGGMALIGFATLAWLGRADSAFMSACLIAAAASAGFLVHNFPPARLFMGDTGSIMLGFLAAACSLWGNKIGLFPLWAALLIFSPFVVDATVTLLRRLLRGENVLEAHRTHYYQRLVLLGWGHRRTVLTEYALMLACAGSAVWAVRLSPAGQISLLVGWWLVYSLLMWGVGRLERRRARVSIP
- the ffh gene encoding signal recognition particle protein codes for the protein MFENLSERLLRTVKNLRGQGRLTEDNIKDALREVRMALLEADVALPVVREFINRVRERAVGEEVLLSLTPGQVLIKIVHEELIGVMGEANAELNLRVQPPAVVLMAGLQGSGKTTSVAKLARWLKERQRKKVLVVSCDVYRPAAIEQLRKLAGEVGAEFFPSQADQAPEAIARKALEHARLHAVEVLIVDTAGRLHIDEDMMAEIQRLHAVLDPIETLFVVDSMTGQDAANTAQAFDNTLPLTGVVLTKTDGDARGGAALSIRQITGKPIKFLGVGEKTAALEPFYPERVASRILGKGDVLSLVEEMEQKVDKEKALKLAQKVQKGKGFDLEDFREQMEQMLKMGGIASLLDKMPGFNAAPAALKDQAADKEVKRLVAIINSMTPQERRFPDIIKGSRKRRIAAGSGNQIQDVNRLLKQFDQARKMMKKMKGGGLMKMLRGLQGKLPMGGLPPLKP